Proteins from one Rosa chinensis cultivar Old Blush chromosome 7, RchiOBHm-V2, whole genome shotgun sequence genomic window:
- the LOC112180405 gene encoding tyrosine--tRNA ligase, chloroplastic/mitochondrial encodes MRMATAVTTSRAFLYSHRYHSLPFFLPSFFTASRVPRFHRNNTRNPILLSAVKCLHSSSARQNVVDILEERGLLESLTSEQLRHACSDPSIPPLKVYCGFDPTAESLHLGNLLGLIVLSWFQRCGHQTIALIGGATARVGDPSGKSLERPELDLETLSRNTSGITNTIGKILGSSGVSILNNYDWWKEVTLLDFLKDVGRFARVGSMMAKESVKKRLESEQGMSYTEFTYQLLQGYDFLYLFRNEGTNVQIGGSDQWGNITAGTELIRKILRADDAAYGLTFRLLLKSDGTKFGKSEDGAIWLSPSMLSPYKFYQYFFSVSDADVVRFLKILTFLDMNNIKQIESDMKRPGYLPNTAQRRLAEEVTRFVHGQDGLDEALKATEALRPGADTKLDWNTMQAISEDVPSCSFPYHQVLDLSVVDLSVSSGLLDSKSAARRLLKQGGLYLNNSRIDSENKRIESQDIVDGKLLLLSAGKKNKVLVRISSSS; translated from the coding sequence AGGTTTCACCGTAATAACACGAGGAACCCCATCCTCCTCTCTGCTGTCAAGTGTTTGCACTCCTCTTCCGCGCGTCAAAATGTGGTTGATATTTTGGAAGAACGAGGGTTGCTTGAGTCCTTGACCAGCGAGCAGCTCAGGCATGCCTGCTCCGACCCTAGTATCCCTCCTCTTAAGGTCTATTGCGGGTTTGACCCAACTGCCGAGTCATTGCACTTAGGAAACCTTCTTGGCCTTATAGTCCTCTCATGGTTCCAAAGATGCGGCCATCAAACCATAGCTTTGATTGGTGGCGCCACTGCCCGTGTTGGAGACCCTTCTGGCAAGAGTTTGGAGAGGCCGGAGCTCGATCTGGAGACTCTGTCGCGGAACACCTCAGGTATTACCAATACCATTGGGAAAATTTTGGGGTCCAGCGGGGTTTCCATCTTGAACAATTatgattggtggaaagaagttACATTGCTGGATTTTCTGAAAGATGTCGGTCGATTTGCGAGGGTGGGCAGTATGATGGCCAAGGAGAGTGTGAAGAAGAGGTTGGAGTCAGAACAAGGAATGAGCTACACAGAGTTCACTTACCAGTTGTTGCAGGGTTATGATTTCCTCTACCTCTTCCGCAATGAAGGCACCAATGTTCAGATTGGAGGTAGCGATCAGTGGGGAAATATAACTGCAGGGACTGAACTCATAAGGAAGATTCTTCGGGCTGATGATGCGGCTTACGGCTTGACATTCCGTCTTCTCTTAAAGAGTGATGGTACCAAATTCGGAAAGTCTGAAGATGGTGCCATATGGCTTTCCCCATCCATGTTGTCTCCCTACAAGTTTTATCAGTATTTCTTCTCTGTTTCCGATGCTGATGTTGTCAGATTCCTCAAGATTCTCACTTTCCTAGACATGAACAACATCAAACAGATAGAGAGTGACATGAAGAGACCTGGATACCTGCCCAACACCGCACAGCGCAGGCTTGCTGAAGAGGTTACTCGTTTTGTCCATGGTCAAGATGGTCTAGATGAGGCTCTCAAGGCAACTGAAGCATTGAGGCCTGGCGCTGACACTAAATTAGACTGGAACACCATGCAAGCCATTTCGGAGGATGTCCCCTCGTGCTCTTTCCCTTATCATCAGGTCCTAGATCTTTCCGTTGTTGATCTTTCAGTGTCATCCGGTTTGCTTGACAGCAAATCCGCTGCCCGACGTCTATTGAAGCAAGGGGGGCTTTACTTGAACAACTCAAGAATTGATAGTGAAAATAAGAGAATTGAATCTCAAGACATTGTGGATGGAAAACTTCTCCTTTTGTCTGCAGGCAAGAAAAACAAGGTTCTTGTACGGATATCAAGTAGCAGCTGA
- the LOC112180400 gene encoding uncharacterized protein LOC112180400 isoform X2 yields the protein MVPGGVVLDFPAGETPSSPPRLPRRLRRRRDLVQSSKTPNTVEQIQTKLRLADLRRQEHYEKLSNKARTKPRSPSRSSSQEEDLGERLDAKLQAAEKKRCWRRFHRLKRTTFALAKAYNTLKLEENSVKSMPFEQLAILIESPDTLQTGKALLDRLENRLKVSKTVASINYPSSIDNIDHLLKRVASPKRRTTPRTSLRSREGKKASSVRATTRTSAKLTRYQVRVVLCAYMILSHPDAVFNGQGERETSLAKSAEEFVREFELLVKTILQGPVNSSEEESDSTSPKRLTFRSQLGAFDKAWCSYLSCFVAWKVKDAQLLEGDLVRAACQMELSMIQTCKMTSEGHTADLTHDMKAIQKQVAEDQKLLREKVQHLSGEAGIERMTSALSETRSKYFAAKENGSPSGLQTTQFVSPSPPSSSAGPSVSSLDKKSNPSRVVRSLFQEDESIRPKGLESTEIGLIVNEFSKTNLSGQLGSSSQKPVTENELIVNEFLHEQNQAFANIFNAADEDQNNVQSKIRNTMEKAFWDGIMESVNQEEPNYDRIIQLLEEVRDEICTMAPQSWKQEIVEAIDVDILSQVLKSGNLDIDYLGKILEFSMVTLRKLSAPANDDEMMATLQSLRKELDEICNARDQSNCPGVIAMIKGLRFVLEQIQVLKREISKARIRIMEPLLKGPTGLQYLRNAFANRYGPASDANTSLPVAVQWLSSVWNCKDQEWQEHKIASSTLMSSDNLSHEFLPSTTLRSGGSFLLKSNSSSLSSGNSRGNVQPECKGEGVDLLVRLGLLKLVSGVSGLTEEALPETFMLNLSRLRAVQAQIQKIIVSSLSILICRQTILSEGVITMPSDMEGILSRCIERLLGILDSVEDAGMEEIVESISDFSINGNEVVDTEKVRSRKMVIARMLAKSLQAGDPVFERVSRAVYMAARGAVLGGSGPVGRKLAETALRQVGAAVLIDSVVEATEVLVVAATISVGVHGAWYIHMTDNM from the exons ATGGTCCCCGGCGGTGTAGTTTTGGATTTCCCGGCCGGTGAAACGCCGTCGTCTCCTCCAAGACTACCCCGCAGGCTCAGACGGAGGCGCGACCTTGTTCAGTCCTCCAAGACTCCCAACACTGTCGAACAAATCCAAACCAAGCTTCGACTCGCCGATCTTCGCCGCCag GAACACTATGAAAAGTTGTCAAACAAGGCCCGGACAAAGCCCAGAAGCCCCTCTCGGTCTTCTTCTCAAGAGGAAGACCTTGGCGAGCGACTGGATGCCAAGCTCCAAGCTGCTGAGAAGAAAAG GTGTTGGAGACGGTTCCACAGGCTAAAGAGAACTACGTTTGCTTTGGCAAAAGCTTACAATACCTTGAAACTTGAGGAAAATAGCGTCAAGTCAATGCCGTTCGAGCAGCTTGCAATTCTGATTGAATCACCTGATACCCTTCAGACTGGGAAGGCTCTACTTGATCGACTTGAGAATCGGTTGAAAGTCTCCAAGACTGTAGCCTCTATAAACTATCCGTCCAGTATTGATAACATAGATCACCTTCTCAAACGAGTTGCTTCTCCCAAAAGGAGGACCACACCAAGGACATCTTTGAGAAGCAGGGAGGGAAAGAAAGCCTCTTCTGTCAGGGCCACAACCAGAACTTCAGCTAAATTAACAAGGTATCAAGTGAGAGTGGTTCTTTGCGCTTACATGATTTTGAGTCATCCAGATGCGGTTTTCAATGGTCAAGGAGAGCGTGAGACTTCTCTGGCCAAATCTGCAGAAGAATTTGTTAGAGAGTTTGAGTTGTTGGTGAAGACTATATTACAGGGCCCGGTCAACAGTTCTGAGGAAGAGTCTGATTCCACATCGCCCAAACGCTTAACCTTCAGATCTCAGCTAGGAGCTTTTGATAAAGCGTGGTGCTCCTACTTGAGTTGCTTTGTGGCATGGAAGGTTAAGGATGCCCAGTTGTTGGAGGGAGATTTAGTGAGGGCAGCTTGCCAGATGGAGCTGTCTATGATTCAAACTTGCAAGATGACTTCAGAAGGACATACTGCCGATCTCACTCATGATATGAAGGCTATTCAGAAACAG GTCGCAGAAGACCAAAAGCTACTGAGGGAAAAGGTGCAACACTTAAGTGGAGAAGCTGGGATTGAGCGCATGACATCTGCTTTATCTGAAACACGGTCCAAGTATTTTGCAGCAAAGGAAAATGGAAGTCCATCAGGGTTGCAAACCACACAGTTTGTTTCTCCAAGCCCTCCAAGTTCATCAGCTGGTCCTTCTGTTTCTAGCTTAGATAAGAAGAGTAATCCAAGTCGTGTAGTTCGTTCCCTATTTCAGGAAGATGAATCTATTCGTCCTAAAGGATTAGAGTCAACTGAGATTGGATTGATTGTGAATGAGTTCTCTAAGACCAATTTGAGTGGGCAGCTCGGATCTTCTTCCCAAAAGCCGGTCACTGAGAATGAACTGATTGTGAATGAGTTTCTCCATGAGCAAAACCAGGCTTTTGCCAATATTTTCAATGCTGCCGATGAAGATCAAAATAATGTCCAG TCAAAGATCAGAAACACTATGGAGAAGGCTTTCTGGGATGGCATAATGGAATCTGTAAACCAGGAAGAGCCCAACTATGACCGGATCATTCAACTGTTGGAGGAGGTGAGGGATGAAATTTGCACCATGGCTCCACAGAGCTGGAAACAAGAAATTGTTGAAGCAATTGATGTGGATATTCTCTCTCAG GTGCTAAAATCTGGTAACCTGGATATTGATTACCTGGGAAAGATCCTAGAGTTTTCAATGGTCACTTTGCGAAAGCTCTCCGCTCCTGcgaatgatgatgaaatgatggCCACTCTCcagagtttaaggaaagaactAGATGAGATATGTAATGCTAGGGACCAGTCCAACTGCCCAGGTGTCATTGCTATGATCAAGGGTCTGCGTTTTGTTCTAGAGCAGATTCAG GTGCTTAAACGTGAGATTAGCAAAGCACGTATAAGAATAATGGAGCCTTTGTTGAAGGGGCCCACTGGTTTGCAGTACCTTAGAAATGCCTTTGCCAATCGCTATGGACCTGCCTCAGATGCCAATACCTCTCTACCAGTGGCGGTGCAGTGGCTTTCATCCGTGTGGAATTGCAAAGATCAGGAGTGGCAAGAACATAAGATTGCTTCCTCGACTTTGATGAGCAGTGATAATTTGTCTCATGAGTTTCTTCCTTCCACCACCCTTAGAAGTGGTGGAAGCTTTCTGTTGAAATCAAATTCTTCATCGCTGTCTTCTGGAAATAGCCGAG GTAATGTACAACCGGAATGCAAGGGAGAAGGAGTTGATTTGTTGGTGAGGCTCGGCTTGTTGAAGTTGGTGAGTGGTGTTTCTGGTCTGACTGAAGAGGCCCTGCCTGAAACTTTTATGCTTAACCTTTCTAGATTAAGGGCTGTGCAGGctcaaattcagaaaattattGTTTCTTCCCTAAG CATTCTTATTTGCCGGCAAACCATATTAAGTGAGGGGGTGATAACAATGCCCTCAGACATGGAGGGCATCCTGTCAAGATGCATTGAGCGACTTTTGGGGATATTGGACAGTGTTGAAGATGCAGGTATGGAAGAAATTGTTGAATCAATCAGTGATTTCTCCATCAATGGAAATGAAGTTGTGGACACTGAGAAAGTTCGGTCAAGAAAGATGGTTATAGCCCGGATGTTAGCAAAGAGCCTGCAAGCTGGGGATCCCGTGTTTGAGAGGGTTTCCCGTGCTGTTTATATGGCTGCAAGAGGAGCGGTTCTTGGGGGGAGTGGACCTGTTGGAAGAAAATTGGCTGAAACTGCACTCCGGCAAGTTGGAGCAGCGGTGCTGATAGACAGTGTGGTGGAAGCTACTGAAGTTTTAGTTGTGGCTGCTACCATATCAGTTGGTGTTCATGGAGCATGGTATATACATATGACTGATAACATGTGA
- the LOC112180400 gene encoding uncharacterized protein LOC112180400 isoform X1, which produces MVPGGVVLDFPAGETPSSPPRLPRRLRRRRDLVQSSKTPNTVEQIQTKLRLADLRRQEHYEKLSNKARTKPRSPSRSSSQEEDLGERLDAKLQAAEKKRLLILESAQMRLAKLDELRQAAKSEVEMRFEKERQKLGSKVELRFQQAEANRMLMLKAYRQRRANLKERSSQSLLRKMAWENKYKERVRAAINQKRAAAEKKRLVLLEEEKKRAYARTLQVQRVAKSVSHQREIERRAKRDQLEDRLQRAKRQRAEYLKQRGKIQNSFQVSWNRMHKQADFLSRKLARCWRRFHRLKRTTFALAKAYNTLKLEENSVKSMPFEQLAILIESPDTLQTGKALLDRLENRLKVSKTVASINYPSSIDNIDHLLKRVASPKRRTTPRTSLRSREGKKASSVRATTRTSAKLTRYQVRVVLCAYMILSHPDAVFNGQGERETSLAKSAEEFVREFELLVKTILQGPVNSSEEESDSTSPKRLTFRSQLGAFDKAWCSYLSCFVAWKVKDAQLLEGDLVRAACQMELSMIQTCKMTSEGHTADLTHDMKAIQKQVAEDQKLLREKVQHLSGEAGIERMTSALSETRSKYFAAKENGSPSGLQTTQFVSPSPPSSSAGPSVSSLDKKSNPSRVVRSLFQEDESIRPKGLESTEIGLIVNEFSKTNLSGQLGSSSQKPVTENELIVNEFLHEQNQAFANIFNAADEDQNNVQSKIRNTMEKAFWDGIMESVNQEEPNYDRIIQLLEEVRDEICTMAPQSWKQEIVEAIDVDILSQVLKSGNLDIDYLGKILEFSMVTLRKLSAPANDDEMMATLQSLRKELDEICNARDQSNCPGVIAMIKGLRFVLEQIQVLKREISKARIRIMEPLLKGPTGLQYLRNAFANRYGPASDANTSLPVAVQWLSSVWNCKDQEWQEHKIASSTLMSSDNLSHEFLPSTTLRSGGSFLLKSNSSSLSSGNSRGNVQPECKGEGVDLLVRLGLLKLVSGVSGLTEEALPETFMLNLSRLRAVQAQIQKIIVSSLSILICRQTILSEGVITMPSDMEGILSRCIERLLGILDSVEDAGMEEIVESISDFSINGNEVVDTEKVRSRKMVIARMLAKSLQAGDPVFERVSRAVYMAARGAVLGGSGPVGRKLAETALRQVGAAVLIDSVVEATEVLVVAATISVGVHGAWYIHMTDNM; this is translated from the exons ATGGTCCCCGGCGGTGTAGTTTTGGATTTCCCGGCCGGTGAAACGCCGTCGTCTCCTCCAAGACTACCCCGCAGGCTCAGACGGAGGCGCGACCTTGTTCAGTCCTCCAAGACTCCCAACACTGTCGAACAAATCCAAACCAAGCTTCGACTCGCCGATCTTCGCCGCCag GAACACTATGAAAAGTTGTCAAACAAGGCCCGGACAAAGCCCAGAAGCCCCTCTCGGTCTTCTTCTCAAGAGGAAGACCTTGGCGAGCGACTGGATGCCAAGCTCCAAGCTGCTGAGAAGAAAAG GTTGCTTATTTTGGAAAGTGCTCAAATGCGCTTAGCTAAGTTGGATGAGTTGCGGCAAGCAGCTAAAAGTGAGGTAGAAATGCGTTTTGAGAAGGAACGACAGAAGCTTGGTTCAAAAGTTGAATTACGTTTTCAGCAGGCAGAGGCAAATAGAATGCTTATGCTCAAGGCTTATAGACAAAGAAGGGCCAACTTGAAGGAGAGGTCATCTCAGTCATTGTTGCGAAAGATGGCTTGGGAGAATAAGTACAAGGAGCGCGTGCGTGCTGCAATTAACCAAAAACGCGCAGCTGCTGAGAAAAAGCGACTGGTACTTttggaagaagagaagaagagggcaTATGCCAGGACGTTGCAAGTGCAAAGAGTAGCGAAGTCTGTCTCTCACCAACGTGAGATTGAAAGGAGAGCGAAAAGGGATCAGTTAGAAGACCGGTTGCAGAGG GCAAAGAGACAAAGAGCAGAATATCTCAAGCAAAGAGGAAAGATACAGAATTCATTTCAAGTCAGTTGGAATAGGATGCACAAACAGGCTGATTTCCTGTCTAGAAAGTTAGCAAG GTGTTGGAGACGGTTCCACAGGCTAAAGAGAACTACGTTTGCTTTGGCAAAAGCTTACAATACCTTGAAACTTGAGGAAAATAGCGTCAAGTCAATGCCGTTCGAGCAGCTTGCAATTCTGATTGAATCACCTGATACCCTTCAGACTGGGAAGGCTCTACTTGATCGACTTGAGAATCGGTTGAAAGTCTCCAAGACTGTAGCCTCTATAAACTATCCGTCCAGTATTGATAACATAGATCACCTTCTCAAACGAGTTGCTTCTCCCAAAAGGAGGACCACACCAAGGACATCTTTGAGAAGCAGGGAGGGAAAGAAAGCCTCTTCTGTCAGGGCCACAACCAGAACTTCAGCTAAATTAACAAGGTATCAAGTGAGAGTGGTTCTTTGCGCTTACATGATTTTGAGTCATCCAGATGCGGTTTTCAATGGTCAAGGAGAGCGTGAGACTTCTCTGGCCAAATCTGCAGAAGAATTTGTTAGAGAGTTTGAGTTGTTGGTGAAGACTATATTACAGGGCCCGGTCAACAGTTCTGAGGAAGAGTCTGATTCCACATCGCCCAAACGCTTAACCTTCAGATCTCAGCTAGGAGCTTTTGATAAAGCGTGGTGCTCCTACTTGAGTTGCTTTGTGGCATGGAAGGTTAAGGATGCCCAGTTGTTGGAGGGAGATTTAGTGAGGGCAGCTTGCCAGATGGAGCTGTCTATGATTCAAACTTGCAAGATGACTTCAGAAGGACATACTGCCGATCTCACTCATGATATGAAGGCTATTCAGAAACAG GTCGCAGAAGACCAAAAGCTACTGAGGGAAAAGGTGCAACACTTAAGTGGAGAAGCTGGGATTGAGCGCATGACATCTGCTTTATCTGAAACACGGTCCAAGTATTTTGCAGCAAAGGAAAATGGAAGTCCATCAGGGTTGCAAACCACACAGTTTGTTTCTCCAAGCCCTCCAAGTTCATCAGCTGGTCCTTCTGTTTCTAGCTTAGATAAGAAGAGTAATCCAAGTCGTGTAGTTCGTTCCCTATTTCAGGAAGATGAATCTATTCGTCCTAAAGGATTAGAGTCAACTGAGATTGGATTGATTGTGAATGAGTTCTCTAAGACCAATTTGAGTGGGCAGCTCGGATCTTCTTCCCAAAAGCCGGTCACTGAGAATGAACTGATTGTGAATGAGTTTCTCCATGAGCAAAACCAGGCTTTTGCCAATATTTTCAATGCTGCCGATGAAGATCAAAATAATGTCCAG TCAAAGATCAGAAACACTATGGAGAAGGCTTTCTGGGATGGCATAATGGAATCTGTAAACCAGGAAGAGCCCAACTATGACCGGATCATTCAACTGTTGGAGGAGGTGAGGGATGAAATTTGCACCATGGCTCCACAGAGCTGGAAACAAGAAATTGTTGAAGCAATTGATGTGGATATTCTCTCTCAG GTGCTAAAATCTGGTAACCTGGATATTGATTACCTGGGAAAGATCCTAGAGTTTTCAATGGTCACTTTGCGAAAGCTCTCCGCTCCTGcgaatgatgatgaaatgatggCCACTCTCcagagtttaaggaaagaactAGATGAGATATGTAATGCTAGGGACCAGTCCAACTGCCCAGGTGTCATTGCTATGATCAAGGGTCTGCGTTTTGTTCTAGAGCAGATTCAG GTGCTTAAACGTGAGATTAGCAAAGCACGTATAAGAATAATGGAGCCTTTGTTGAAGGGGCCCACTGGTTTGCAGTACCTTAGAAATGCCTTTGCCAATCGCTATGGACCTGCCTCAGATGCCAATACCTCTCTACCAGTGGCGGTGCAGTGGCTTTCATCCGTGTGGAATTGCAAAGATCAGGAGTGGCAAGAACATAAGATTGCTTCCTCGACTTTGATGAGCAGTGATAATTTGTCTCATGAGTTTCTTCCTTCCACCACCCTTAGAAGTGGTGGAAGCTTTCTGTTGAAATCAAATTCTTCATCGCTGTCTTCTGGAAATAGCCGAG GTAATGTACAACCGGAATGCAAGGGAGAAGGAGTTGATTTGTTGGTGAGGCTCGGCTTGTTGAAGTTGGTGAGTGGTGTTTCTGGTCTGACTGAAGAGGCCCTGCCTGAAACTTTTATGCTTAACCTTTCTAGATTAAGGGCTGTGCAGGctcaaattcagaaaattattGTTTCTTCCCTAAG CATTCTTATTTGCCGGCAAACCATATTAAGTGAGGGGGTGATAACAATGCCCTCAGACATGGAGGGCATCCTGTCAAGATGCATTGAGCGACTTTTGGGGATATTGGACAGTGTTGAAGATGCAGGTATGGAAGAAATTGTTGAATCAATCAGTGATTTCTCCATCAATGGAAATGAAGTTGTGGACACTGAGAAAGTTCGGTCAAGAAAGATGGTTATAGCCCGGATGTTAGCAAAGAGCCTGCAAGCTGGGGATCCCGTGTTTGAGAGGGTTTCCCGTGCTGTTTATATGGCTGCAAGAGGAGCGGTTCTTGGGGGGAGTGGACCTGTTGGAAGAAAATTGGCTGAAACTGCACTCCGGCAAGTTGGAGCAGCGGTGCTGATAGACAGTGTGGTGGAAGCTACTGAAGTTTTAGTTGTGGCTGCTACCATATCAGTTGGTGTTCATGGAGCATGGTATATACATATGACTGATAACATGTGA